A region of Bradyrhizobium sp. SZCCHNS1050 DNA encodes the following proteins:
- a CDS encoding aminoglycoside phosphotransferase family protein has translation MTAAEANADAALLALAQRLAAQAGKASPTGLTRLAGGRNNQVFRLDTADGPLVLKRYFTDARDTRDRLGAEWSFISHAWSHGVRVVPEPLACDRAEQAGLYSFVEGRKLTVAELAPVHVDAAIDFVLAVNAPPRPALAAGSEACFSLAEHLATVERRVARLATLDADVPHVADARQFVTARLQPAWAEVKAAILRGAAAEGLALEAVIPADQVCLSPSDFGFHNALIDDADKLTFLDFEYAGRDDPAKLVSDFFCQPEVPVPLAVHEHFIDRLTDGLGLDAASVARCRLLLDAYQVKWTCIILNDFLPLGATRRAFADTGAWAQRCAAQLAKADAKLDLIGATSD, from the coding sequence GTGACCGCGGCTGAGGCCAACGCCGACGCCGCCCTGCTGGCGCTCGCCCAGCGCCTCGCCGCGCAGGCCGGCAAGGCCAGCCCTACGGGACTGACGCGGCTGGCCGGCGGCCGCAACAACCAGGTCTTCCGTCTCGACACGGCCGACGGCCCGCTGGTCCTCAAGCGCTACTTCACCGACGCTCGCGACACCCGCGACCGGCTCGGCGCCGAATGGAGCTTCATCAGCCATGCCTGGTCGCACGGCGTCCGCGTCGTGCCGGAGCCGCTGGCCTGCGATCGCGCCGAACAGGCTGGCCTGTACAGCTTCGTCGAGGGACGCAAGCTGACGGTCGCGGAGCTGGCGCCCGTTCATGTCGATGCCGCGATCGACTTCGTGCTCGCCGTGAATGCTCCGCCCCGCCCGGCGCTGGCGGCCGGATCCGAGGCCTGCTTTTCCCTCGCCGAGCACCTCGCCACCGTCGAGCGCCGGGTGGCGCGGCTGGCGACGCTCGATGCCGACGTGCCCCATGTCGCCGACGCCCGACAGTTCGTGACCGCACGGCTGCAGCCGGCCTGGGCAGAGGTGAAGGCGGCCATTCTGCGCGGCGCCGCGGCCGAAGGGCTTGCCTTGGAGGCCGTCATCCCCGCCGACCAGGTCTGCCTGTCGCCGTCGGATTTCGGCTTCCATAACGCTCTGATCGACGACGCTGATAAGCTCACCTTCCTCGATTTCGAATATGCCGGCCGCGACGACCCGGCCAAGCTCGTCTCCGACTTCTTCTGCCAGCCGGAGGTGCCGGTGCCGCTGGCGGTGCACGAGCATTTCATCGACCGGCTCACGGACGGCCTCGGACTGGACGCGGCCAGCGTCGCGCGCTGCCGGCTCCTGCTCGACGCCTACCAGGTCAAGTGGACCTGCATCATCCTGAACGACTTCCTGCCGCTCGGCGCCACCCGCCGCGCCTTCGCCGACACAGGCGCCTGGGCGCAGCGTTGCGCCGCGCAGCTCGCCAAGGCCGACGCAAAGCTCGACCTCATCGGCGCCACATCCGACTAA
- a CDS encoding zinc-binding dehydrogenase, whose amino-acid sequence MKTQAALLVQTGQPLVLAEIETPALKPGQVLVEIAYSGACGTQVMEWRGDKGEDKWVPHCLGHEGTGTVIEAGSAVTKVKVGDKVVLSWIKGTGIEAGGAVYDWDGKKVNAGGVTTFQRHAVVSENRLTLLPPDLPMDVAVLLGCAAPTGMGAVYNVLKVQPGDAVAVFGTGGIGLNALMAAALAGAMPVIGIDPNPTRRALAQIYGATHVIDASGDVLAEIKKIVPQGVDLAVESSGIPAVMEQAINSTRQQGGRAVVIGNAKHGAALTLNPGVFNQGKSLLGTWGGDSVPDRDYGRYGRLLSSGRFPVRDLLSKPYSLAQADQALQDLAAGKVGRPLIDMSLR is encoded by the coding sequence ATGAAGACCCAAGCTGCCCTCCTGGTCCAGACCGGCCAGCCGCTCGTCCTGGCCGAGATCGAGACGCCGGCCCTGAAGCCCGGGCAGGTCCTGGTCGAGATCGCCTATTCCGGCGCCTGCGGCACCCAGGTCATGGAGTGGCGCGGCGACAAGGGCGAGGACAAATGGGTGCCGCATTGCCTCGGCCATGAGGGCACCGGCACCGTGATCGAGGCCGGCAGCGCGGTCACCAAGGTCAAGGTCGGCGACAAGGTCGTGCTGTCCTGGATCAAAGGCACGGGCATCGAGGCTGGCGGCGCCGTGTATGACTGGGATGGCAAGAAGGTCAACGCCGGCGGCGTCACCACCTTCCAGCGCCACGCTGTCGTCAGCGAGAACCGCCTGACCCTGCTGCCGCCGGACCTGCCGATGGATGTCGCGGTGCTGCTCGGCTGCGCTGCGCCGACCGGCATGGGCGCGGTCTACAACGTGCTCAAGGTGCAGCCCGGCGACGCCGTCGCCGTGTTCGGCACCGGTGGCATCGGCCTGAACGCGCTGATGGCCGCCGCGCTGGCCGGCGCGATGCCGGTGATCGGCATCGACCCTAACCCGACGCGACGCGCGCTGGCGCAGATCTACGGTGCGACGCATGTGATCGACGCGAGCGGCGACGTGCTGGCCGAGATCAAGAAGATCGTGCCGCAGGGCGTTGATCTCGCGGTCGAATCCTCCGGCATTCCGGCCGTGATGGAGCAGGCGATCAATTCCACCCGTCAGCAGGGCGGCCGCGCGGTCGTGATCGGCAACGCCAAGCATGGCGCGGCGCTCACGCTGAATCCGGGCGTCTTCAACCAGGGCAAGAGCCTGCTCGGCACCTGGGGCGGCGACAGCGTTCCGGATCGCGACTACGGCCGCTACGGCCGGCTGCTGAGCTCCGGCCGCTTCCCGGTGCGGGATCTCTTGTCGAAGCCCTACAGCCTCGCCCAGGCCGACCAGGCGCTGCAGGATCTGGCCGCCGGCAAGGTCGGCCGTCCGCTGATCGACATGTCGCTGCGTTAA
- a CDS encoding transketolase family protein, with translation MRNAFADELTKLGNEDSRVVMLSGDIGNRLFDKFKDKHPSRFFNCGVAEANMMGVAAGMAMNGLRPVAYTITPFVTTRCLEQIRTDVCYHEVPVTIVAVGAGLAYSGLGPTHHACEDISFLRSIPNMVVICPGDAFEVRGALRAAMQQDRPVYIRMGKKGEPVVHKGPITDFKIGKAITIEEGSDVCLLSTGNMLPEVIEAAHRLKEKGISAEVVSFHTVKPLDEDKLKQAFSRFKLVATIEEHSLIGGFGSAVSEWLADTETKHQKFLRFGTPDAFFKKSGEQEYAREVLGLTGHQIADKIIHALS, from the coding sequence ATGAGAAACGCGTTCGCTGACGAACTGACCAAGCTCGGTAACGAGGACAGCCGCGTCGTCATGCTCTCGGGCGACATCGGCAACCGCCTGTTCGACAAGTTCAAGGACAAGCATCCGAGCCGCTTCTTCAACTGCGGCGTCGCCGAGGCCAACATGATGGGCGTCGCCGCCGGCATGGCCATGAACGGCCTGCGCCCGGTCGCCTACACCATCACGCCGTTCGTGACGACGCGCTGCCTGGAGCAGATCCGCACCGACGTCTGCTATCACGAAGTCCCCGTGACCATCGTCGCGGTCGGCGCCGGCCTCGCCTATTCCGGCCTCGGCCCGACCCACCACGCCTGCGAGGACATCTCGTTCCTGCGCTCGATCCCGAACATGGTCGTGATCTGCCCGGGCGATGCCTTCGAGGTGCGTGGTGCCTTGCGCGCGGCGATGCAGCAGGATCGTCCGGTCTACATCCGCATGGGCAAGAAGGGTGAGCCGGTCGTTCACAAGGGCCCCATCACGGATTTCAAGATCGGCAAGGCGATCACGATCGAGGAAGGCTCCGACGTCTGCCTGCTCTCCACCGGCAACATGCTGCCGGAAGTCATTGAAGCCGCACACAGATTGAAGGAGAAGGGCATCTCCGCCGAGGTCGTCAGCTTCCACACCGTGAAGCCGCTGGATGAGGACAAGCTCAAGCAGGCCTTCAGCCGCTTCAAGCTGGTCGCGACCATCGAGGAGCATTCGCTGATCGGCGGCTTCGGCTCCGCCGTCTCCGAATGGCTCGCCGATACCGAGACGAAGCACCAGAAGTTCCTGCGCTTCGGGACGCCGGACGCGTTCTTCAAGAAATCCGGTGAGCAGGAGTATGCCCGCGAGGTGCTGGGACTGACCGGCCACCAGATCGCGGACAAGATCATCCACGCGTTGAGCTGA
- a CDS encoding transketolase translates to MNVAVRSTAAKPDAAALKAQAAKLRGKIIEMSHKAQAAHLASSLSCADAMTAAYWHVLNIDPKNPTDPLRDRFILSKGHAAAALFATLAMKGYFPIEELDTYCQDGGRLAEHPPANLLPGVEAATGSLGHGLPLGCGMALAGRIKGESFRVFALLSDGENNEGSVWEAAMFAAAQKLENVCVVVDYNKWQATARSNETLMLAPLRDKWAAFGWDAHEIDGHDVGALAEAMQNIPNGSGKPVALIAHTVKGKGVSFMEDDNNWHYRAPTADEVTKAFKELGLS, encoded by the coding sequence ATGAACGTGGCAGTCCGGAGCACAGCGGCCAAGCCTGACGCAGCCGCCCTGAAGGCGCAGGCGGCGAAGCTGCGCGGCAAGATCATCGAGATGTCGCACAAGGCCCAGGCCGCACACTTGGCCTCGTCGCTGTCCTGCGCCGATGCGATGACCGCAGCCTATTGGCATGTGCTCAATATCGACCCGAAAAACCCGACCGATCCGCTGCGCGACCGCTTCATCCTCTCCAAGGGCCACGCCGCCGCAGCGCTGTTCGCGACCTTGGCGATGAAGGGCTACTTCCCGATCGAGGAACTCGACACCTACTGCCAGGACGGCGGCCGTCTCGCCGAGCATCCGCCGGCGAACCTGCTGCCCGGCGTCGAGGCTGCGACCGGCTCGCTCGGCCACGGGCTGCCGCTCGGCTGCGGCATGGCGCTTGCCGGTCGAATCAAGGGCGAGAGTTTTCGCGTGTTCGCCCTTCTCTCGGACGGCGAGAACAATGAGGGCTCGGTTTGGGAGGCCGCGATGTTCGCCGCCGCCCAGAAGCTGGAGAACGTCTGCGTCGTCGTCGACTACAACAAGTGGCAGGCGACCGCGCGCTCCAACGAAACCCTGATGCTGGCGCCGCTGCGCGACAAATGGGCCGCCTTCGGCTGGGACGCCCACGAGATCGACGGCCATGACGTCGGCGCGCTGGCGGAAGCCATGCAGAACATCCCGAACGGCTCGGGCAAGCCGGTGGCGCTGATCGCCCACACCGTAAAGGGCAAGGGCGTGTCGTTCATGGAAGACGACAACAACTGGCATTATCGCGCCCCCACCGCAGACGAAGTGACGAAGGCGTTCAAGGAGCTCGGCCTGTCATGA
- a CDS encoding NAD-dependent epimerase/dehydratase family protein: protein MAANEKYLILGSNSFSGATFVDFLAAAGHDVIATSRSDEPHDAFLPYKWQKRAGKVRFQRVDLNHDLDALKALLAAERPTHVVNFAAQSMVGESWLYPDHWMMTNVVSAVRLHDILRNYDGLDRYVHVTTPEVYGSTEGWVREDAPFNPSTPYAVSRAAGDMSLRTYFANYQFPVVFTRAANVYGPGQQLYRIVPRTIVAAMTGQKLRLDGGGKSIRVFIHMTDVSDATVKIGRSGKLGETYHISGYELVSIRTLVEMILARLGKSFEDCVEIGPERPGKDTAYTLDSFKLRTELGWRDTFSLEQGIDDVIAWARRFEDVMAKLPTKYEHKP, encoded by the coding sequence ATGGCTGCGAACGAAAAGTACCTGATCCTCGGCTCGAACTCGTTTTCGGGCGCAACCTTCGTCGACTTCCTGGCTGCGGCCGGTCACGACGTGATCGCGACCAGCCGCTCGGACGAGCCGCATGACGCGTTCCTGCCGTACAAATGGCAGAAGCGGGCCGGCAAGGTCCGCTTCCAGCGCGTCGACCTCAACCACGATCTCGATGCGCTGAAGGCGCTGCTGGCAGCCGAGCGGCCGACCCACGTCGTGAATTTCGCGGCCCAGAGCATGGTCGGCGAGAGCTGGCTGTACCCGGACCATTGGATGATGACCAACGTCGTCTCCGCCGTCCGGCTGCACGACATCCTGCGCAACTATGACGGCCTCGACCGCTACGTCCATGTGACGACGCCGGAGGTCTACGGCTCGACCGAGGGCTGGGTGCGCGAGGATGCGCCGTTCAACCCGTCGACGCCCTACGCGGTGTCGCGCGCCGCCGGCGACATGAGCCTGCGGACCTATTTCGCCAACTACCAGTTCCCGGTGGTCTTCACGCGCGCCGCCAACGTGTACGGTCCGGGTCAGCAGCTCTACCGCATCGTGCCGCGCACCATCGTGGCCGCGATGACCGGGCAGAAGCTCCGGCTGGACGGCGGCGGCAAGTCGATCCGCGTCTTCATCCACATGACCGACGTGTCGGATGCGACCGTGAAGATTGGCCGCAGCGGCAAGCTCGGCGAGACCTACCACATCTCCGGCTACGAGCTGGTCTCGATCCGCACCCTGGTCGAGATGATCCTGGCCCGTCTCGGCAAGTCGTTCGAGGACTGCGTCGAGATCGGCCCGGAGCGTCCGGGCAAGGACACGGCGTATACGCTCGACAGCTTCAAGCTGCGCACCGAGCTCGGCTGGCGCGACACCTTCTCGCTGGAACAGGGCATCGACGACGTCATCGCCTGGGCGCGGCGCTTCGAGGATGTCATGGCCAAGCTGCCGACCAAGTACGAACATAAACCCTGA
- a CDS encoding SIS domain-containing protein, whose amino-acid sequence MNVLAFKTPGSLFADYTSRFSTVLKDFDWSPVEKLAYDLRDCWQTGRQVFFCGNGGSGGNANHLANDFLYALSKTPGSGLRVHSLSSNPSVITCLANDEGYDQVFSLQLAVLARKGDVLITFSGSGNSPNILKALEEGKKIGMTSYAVLGFSGGKAKALADVPIHFAVDDMQIAEDAQMVIGHMIMQWLYAQRGDIITTREV is encoded by the coding sequence ATGAACGTCCTGGCCTTCAAGACCCCCGGCAGCCTGTTCGCCGACTACACCAGCCGCTTCAGCACCGTGCTGAAGGATTTCGACTGGAGCCCGGTCGAGAAGCTCGCCTATGATCTGCGCGATTGCTGGCAGACCGGCCGCCAGGTGTTCTTCTGCGGCAATGGCGGCAGTGGCGGCAACGCCAACCACCTCGCCAACGATTTCCTCTACGCGCTGTCGAAGACGCCCGGCTCGGGCCTGCGCGTGCACTCGCTGTCGTCGAACCCGTCCGTGATCACCTGCCTCGCCAACGACGAAGGCTACGACCAGGTGTTCTCGCTGCAACTTGCGGTGCTCGCGCGCAAGGGCGACGTGCTGATCACCTTCTCCGGCTCCGGCAACTCGCCGAACATCCTGAAGGCGCTCGAAGAGGGCAAGAAGATCGGCATGACCAGCTATGCCGTGCTGGGCTTCTCCGGCGGCAAGGCCAAGGCGCTCGCCGACGTGCCGATCCATTTCGCGGTCGACGACATGCAGATCGCCGAGGACGCGCAGATGGTGATCGGCCACATGATCATGCAGTGGCTGTACGCCCAGCGCGGCGACATCATCACGACGCGCGAGGTCTGA
- a CDS encoding SDR family oxidoreductase, translating to MKIFVTGACGYKGSVLVPKLLKAGHKVVAFDIMWFGNFLEPHPDLTVVQGDVRNPDAIDLTGVDAIIHLSSVANDPCGDLDPKLTWEISCLATMQLADRAYRHGIKRFIYASSGSVYGVKEEEQVTEDLELLPISEYNKTKMCGERIVLSYKDDMVVQIVRPATVCGYSPRQRLDVSVNMLTMQALMNGRITVFGGDQTRPNIHIDDITDLYLFLLDHPEHTGIYNAGFENISILDIARLVTKHVPAEVIVTPSNDPRSYRVNSDRLLATGFRPKKTVEDAIKEIIGMYSQGQLKNDDRWYNLKWMEKEVVK from the coding sequence ATGAAGATATTCGTGACCGGAGCGTGCGGCTACAAGGGCAGCGTGCTCGTGCCGAAGCTCTTGAAGGCCGGCCACAAGGTCGTTGCATTCGACATCATGTGGTTCGGCAACTTCCTCGAGCCGCATCCGGATCTCACCGTCGTCCAGGGCGACGTCCGCAATCCCGACGCCATCGACCTGACCGGGGTCGACGCCATCATTCATCTCTCCAGCGTCGCCAATGATCCCTGCGGCGATCTCGACCCGAAGCTGACCTGGGAGATCTCCTGCCTCGCCACGATGCAGCTCGCCGATCGCGCCTATCGCCACGGGATCAAGCGCTTCATCTACGCCTCCTCCGGCAGCGTCTACGGCGTCAAGGAAGAGGAGCAGGTCACCGAGGATCTCGAGCTGCTGCCGATCTCCGAGTACAACAAGACCAAGATGTGCGGCGAGCGCATCGTGCTGTCCTACAAGGACGACATGGTGGTGCAGATCGTGCGCCCCGCGACCGTCTGCGGCTACTCTCCGCGCCAGCGGCTCGACGTCTCCGTCAACATGCTGACGATGCAGGCGCTGATGAACGGCCGCATCACCGTGTTCGGCGGCGACCAGACTCGCCCGAACATTCACATCGACGACATCACCGATCTCTATCTCTTCCTGCTCGATCATCCTGAGCACACCGGGATCTACAATGCCGGCTTCGAGAACATCTCGATCCTCGACATCGCCAGGCTCGTCACCAAGCACGTGCCGGCCGAGGTCATCGTGACGCCCTCGAACGACCCGCGCAGCTATCGCGTCAACTCCGATCGCCTGCTCGCGACCGGCTTCCGGCCGAAGAAGACGGTGGAGGACGCGATCAAGGAAATCATCGGCATGTACTCGCAAGGCCAGCTCAAGAACGACGACCGCTGGTACAATCTGAAATGGATGGAGAAGGAGGTCGTGAAATGA
- a CDS encoding nucleotidyltransferase family protein has translation MRALLLAAGIGSRLRPLTDTTPKCLVRVHDRPLLDYWLDLVFEGGVERALLNTHWLAEQVRAHVKNSPWRSRIDLVHEDALLGTGGTVLANRAWFGGQPFLVAHADNLTDFDVAGLIAAHRGRPAGCVMTMLAFRTDDPRSCGILELDSQNRVLAFHEKVKNPPGNLANGAVYVFDPAVIGDIAALGKPIVDLSTEIIPNYLGRIFCVETSGYHRDIGNPESLRRAHLEFNHEPRRGGDA, from the coding sequence ATGCGTGCCCTCCTGCTTGCGGCCGGAATCGGCAGCCGACTGCGACCGCTGACCGACACCACGCCGAAGTGTCTGGTCAGGGTGCATGATCGGCCGCTGCTGGACTATTGGCTCGATCTCGTATTCGAAGGCGGTGTCGAGCGCGCGCTACTCAATACGCATTGGCTGGCGGAGCAGGTGCGCGCGCACGTGAAAAACTCACCCTGGCGCTCCCGCATCGACCTTGTTCATGAGGATGCATTGCTGGGCACGGGCGGTACCGTGCTGGCGAATCGGGCTTGGTTTGGCGGGCAGCCGTTCCTCGTGGCTCATGCCGACAACCTCACGGATTTCGACGTCGCCGGCCTGATTGCGGCTCATCGCGGCCGGCCGGCCGGCTGCGTCATGACCATGCTGGCGTTCCGGACCGACGATCCGCGGTCTTGCGGCATTCTCGAGCTGGACAGCCAGAACCGCGTGCTCGCCTTCCATGAAAAGGTCAAGAATCCGCCCGGGAACCTCGCCAATGGCGCGGTCTATGTATTCGATCCCGCCGTCATCGGCGACATCGCCGCGCTGGGAAAGCCGATCGTCGATCTCTCCACGGAAATCATCCCCAACTATTTGGGACGCATTTTCTGCGTGGAAACCAGCGGTTATCATCGGGACATCGGCAACCCGGAAAGCTTGCGCCGGGCCCATTTGGAGTTTAATCACGAACCACGCCGTGGCGGGGACGCTTGA
- a CDS encoding PfkB family carbohydrate kinase, whose protein sequence is MDQSIDRVPTDQVCQAIRASCEPKQTIVFVSGNFNVVHPGHLRLLKFAAERADVLVVGVNPDATPGVNLPQDMRLDNVRPISFVHHVVRLETSPSDFIAHLRPTVVVKGKEFEDRDNPEQAAVDSYGGRLIFSSGELRFASLSLLERDANVDISTVRKPLEFPKRHGFEISQLKGQLNKLAGMRVAVIGDLIVDEYVTCDAVGMSQEDPTIVVTPLMTRTFVGGAGAVAAHAHGLGADVNFFTLVGDDESSRFARSTLEQHGVIFNPFVDSTRPTTRKQRFRALNKTLLRVNHLRQHAADAEIQRQMLSSVERALKTCDLLLFSCFNYGCLPQDLVDAVADRARAKGVMMAADSQVSSQTGDVSRFRNMTLLTPTEREARVALNDFTSGLAVISDRLTQRACTTNLVITLGAEGVLVNTMVDGVLHYDRLPAFNPSPKDVSGAGDSFFMASSMALRAGSDIWQASYLGSLAAALQVSRVGNLPLTTAELVNEIDETGFSQE, encoded by the coding sequence TTGGACCAATCGATCGATCGAGTGCCTACGGACCAGGTTTGCCAGGCGATTCGCGCATCATGCGAGCCGAAGCAGACCATTGTGTTCGTGTCTGGCAACTTCAATGTCGTCCATCCCGGCCACCTGCGGCTGTTGAAATTCGCCGCCGAGCGGGCCGACGTGCTCGTCGTCGGCGTCAATCCGGACGCGACGCCGGGAGTCAACCTGCCGCAGGACATGCGGCTCGATAATGTGCGGCCGATCTCCTTCGTGCACCATGTCGTGCGACTCGAAACGAGCCCGTCGGATTTCATTGCACACCTCAGGCCCACCGTCGTGGTCAAGGGCAAGGAGTTCGAGGACCGGGACAATCCGGAACAGGCGGCGGTCGATTCCTATGGCGGGCGCCTGATCTTTTCCTCGGGCGAGTTGCGGTTCGCATCGCTGTCGCTGCTGGAGCGCGATGCCAATGTCGATATCTCGACGGTCCGCAAGCCGCTCGAATTCCCCAAGCGTCACGGCTTCGAGATCTCGCAGCTCAAGGGGCAGCTTAACAAGCTCGCGGGCATGCGGGTCGCCGTGATCGGCGACCTGATCGTGGACGAATATGTCACCTGCGACGCGGTTGGCATGTCGCAGGAGGATCCGACCATCGTGGTCACGCCGCTTATGACGCGCACCTTCGTGGGTGGCGCCGGCGCGGTCGCAGCTCACGCACACGGTCTCGGTGCGGACGTCAACTTCTTTACGTTGGTTGGCGATGACGAGTCATCCCGTTTCGCCCGCTCAACGCTCGAGCAGCACGGCGTCATCTTCAATCCATTCGTCGATTCCACACGGCCGACTACCCGCAAGCAGCGCTTCCGCGCGCTCAACAAGACGCTGCTGCGGGTCAATCATCTGCGCCAGCATGCGGCCGATGCCGAAATCCAGCGTCAGATGCTGTCTTCGGTCGAGCGCGCTCTCAAGACGTGCGATCTCTTGCTGTTCTCCTGCTTCAACTACGGCTGTCTGCCACAGGACCTGGTCGATGCCGTCGCCGATCGCGCGAGAGCTAAGGGAGTCATGATGGCTGCAGACAGCCAGGTCTCCTCGCAGACCGGGGATGTCTCGCGTTTCCGGAATATGACGCTGCTGACCCCGACCGAGCGCGAGGCGCGCGTCGCGCTCAACGACTTCACCTCCGGCCTTGCGGTGATCAGCGATCGGCTGACGCAGCGGGCGTGCACGACCAATCTCGTCATCACCCTCGGCGCCGAAGGCGTCCTGGTCAACACGATGGTCGACGGTGTGCTGCATTACGACCGCCTGCCGGCATTCAATCCCTCGCCCAAGGATGTCTCCGGGGCAGGTGACAGCTTCTTCATGGCCTCGTCGATGGCGCTGCGGGCCGGTTCGGACATCTGGCAGGCCTCATATCTCGGCTCGCTGGCCGCTGCTTTGCAGGTCTCCCGCGTTGGCAATCTGCCGCTGACGACAGCGGAACTGGTCAACGAAATCGACGAGACCGGTTTCAGTCAAGAGTGA
- a CDS encoding ABC transporter permease, producing the protein MMTAGLDRQVDAARVEQPKQDGTPVVVYFGTGRSRGKAAIADIFAGLHQWRLWVSLASLDVKQRYRRAVLGPFWITISMSILVLTLGTVYAGLFKQDVHSFLPYVAAGFIVWNFCTGTINESTLAFVQADGLIKQGGLPLSLHIFRTIFRNFIINAHNLAVMVLLYIWQPTLLNWHLVLLVPGLLLMLANFAWLSIVIGVFCTRFRDLPPIIANILQILFFVTPVMYRPETLPQHLSWFVNLNPFYYLMEVVRNPLLGNAPPPAAYLVLVFCAIGGSLLTFWFFGRTRQRIAYWL; encoded by the coding sequence ATGATGACGGCAGGTTTAGACCGACAAGTTGATGCGGCGCGCGTCGAGCAGCCGAAGCAGGACGGAACACCCGTCGTCGTTTACTTCGGCACCGGCCGCTCCCGAGGCAAGGCAGCGATCGCGGACATTTTCGCGGGCTTGCATCAGTGGCGGCTGTGGGTCTCGCTTGCCTCGCTCGACGTCAAGCAGCGGTATCGGCGCGCCGTGCTCGGCCCGTTCTGGATCACGATCAGCATGTCGATCCTGGTGCTGACGCTCGGCACCGTCTACGCGGGCCTGTTCAAGCAGGATGTCCACTCGTTCCTGCCTTATGTCGCAGCCGGCTTCATCGTGTGGAACTTCTGCACGGGAACAATCAACGAGAGCACGCTTGCCTTCGTGCAGGCGGACGGGCTGATCAAGCAAGGCGGGCTGCCGCTCTCATTGCACATTTTTCGGACCATCTTCCGCAATTTCATCATCAATGCGCACAACCTTGCAGTCATGGTGCTGCTGTACATCTGGCAGCCCACACTGTTGAACTGGCATCTGGTGCTGCTAGTGCCGGGTCTGCTGCTTATGCTGGCCAATTTCGCCTGGCTCTCGATTGTCATTGGCGTCTTCTGCACCCGCTTCCGCGACCTGCCGCCGATCATCGCCAACATTCTGCAGATTCTATTCTTCGTCACCCCGGTGATGTACCGACCTGAAACACTGCCCCAACACCTGTCGTGGTTCGTCAATCTGAACCCCTTCTACTACCTGATGGAGGTCGTCCGAAACCCTCTTCTGGGCAATGCTCCTCCTCCTGCGGCCTATCTGGTGCTCGTCTTCTGCGCGATCGGCGGCTCGTTGCTGACCTTCTGGTTCTTCGGCAGGACACGCCAACGCATCGCCTATTGGCTGTAA
- a CDS encoding ABC transporter ATP-binding protein, protein MSSVKFEHVHIEFPIYTAHGRSIKRSMLQYTTGGRIGVGSDQRVVVSSLNDVTLTAEHGERIGLIGHNGAGKSTMLRAVSGVYEPVRGSITVCGRVASLIDLTLGMDLEASGYENIRIRCMLLGLKRDEVDLHIDDIAEHTELGDFLEMPVRTYSSGMVLRLAFAISTSITPDILLMDEWIGAGDASFIKKAQARLQGLLGRTGILFIASHSEDIVKSNCTRAIWLEKGAVRADGKPEHVWRDYQAWSSAPA, encoded by the coding sequence TTGAGCTCGGTCAAGTTCGAACATGTCCACATCGAATTTCCGATCTATACGGCGCACGGTCGATCGATCAAGCGTTCGATGCTGCAATACACGACCGGTGGCCGCATCGGCGTCGGCTCAGATCAGAGGGTCGTGGTGTCGTCCCTCAATGATGTCACGCTCACCGCAGAACACGGCGAGCGCATCGGCCTGATCGGGCACAACGGCGCCGGCAAATCGACCATGCTGCGCGCGGTCTCGGGCGTCTACGAGCCGGTGCGAGGCTCCATCACTGTATGCGGCCGCGTGGCATCGCTGATCGATCTGACGCTCGGCATGGACTTGGAAGCCAGCGGATACGAGAATATCCGTATCCGTTGCATGCTGCTTGGCCTCAAGCGCGACGAGGTCGACCTTCATATCGACGACATCGCAGAACATACCGAACTAGGTGACTTCCTGGAAATGCCAGTCCGTACCTATTCGAGCGGTATGGTGCTGAGGCTCGCCTTCGCAATCTCGACCTCGATCACGCCGGACATTCTACTGATGGACGAGTGGATCGGCGCGGGAGATGCGTCATTCATCAAAAAGGCCCAGGCGCGCCTGCAAGGCCTGCTCGGCCGCACCGGCATCCTGTTCATCGCGTCCCATTCGGAGGACATCGTCAAAAGCAACTGCACCCGCGCGATCTGGCTCGAAAAGGGTGCCGTTCGCGCCGACGGCAAGCCGGAACATGTCTGGCGCGACTATCAGGCGTGGAGTTCGGCTCCCGCCTGA